Proteins encoded by one window of Salvia splendens isolate huo1 chromosome 7, SspV2, whole genome shotgun sequence:
- the LOC121811488 gene encoding coatomer subunit zeta-1-like, with the protein MEFGPFVKSILILDLEGKRVASKFYSDDWPTNEERRTFEKNVFSMTHMKNARTEAEVTIFKDEIVVYKFIEDLHFYVTGGEEENEVLLATVLEAVLGAIFIVLKKKVNKMEALTHLDLVLLCLDETIDGGIIVDTDAKSIARKATGVSLDPGAEELTIGEALKSARGQVMKALSGFI; encoded by the exons ATg GAATTTGGGCCTTTTGTGAAGAGCATTCTCATTCTTGATTTAGAAGGGAAGCGTGTAGCAAGCAAGTTCTATTCAGATGACTGGCCTACTAATGAAGAGAGGCGAACTTTCGAGAAGAATGTATTCTCCATGACTCACATGAAAAATGCCCGAACTGAAG CTGAGGTAACTATCTTTAAGGACGAAATCGTTGTATACAAGTTTATCGAAGACCTGCACTTTTATGTTACTGGgggtgaagaagaaaatgaagttcTGTTAGCCACTGTGCTTGAGGCAGTGCTTGGTGCCATTTTTATTGTACTCAA GAAAAAGGTTAACAAGATGGAGGCGCTCACACATCTGGACCTCGTTCTGTTATGCCTTGATGAAACTATTGATGGCGG CATTATTGTAGATACTGATGCAAAGAGCATTGCACGTAAAGCAACAGGTGTTAGCCTTGATCCTGGGGCAGAAGAGCTG ACGATAGGTGAAGCATTGAAAAGTGCGCGTGGGCAAGTCATGAAAGCCCTTTCAGGTTTCATTTGA
- the LOC121742666 gene encoding probable methyltransferase At1g29790, which yields MSKNKIMSTSRKAMALPMGLNFLLLLAMVATNILSLYHLSSTIQSTPPSPPPVPDHLIRQLSTIRATINHLRPSNNPPSSSSAAAAPSDLLLYTRFSPIASSCRDNPILLHNYMNYTPFSPCPDDSPLAEDLILRGCHPLPRRRCFSKTPPSPSPPLPSDPFSPLPDKTALFTHYTCKTFSCFAKQNPEMGFDMRVEKSRYLTSETDLDLLIPQLFKLTESAKSVIRLGLDVGGGSGTFAAQMKLRNVTVVTTTMNLGAPYSEAAAARGLVALHAPLQQRLPVFDGTIDLVRCGHAVNRWIPVAAMEFLFFDVDRVLRGGGYLLLDRFFSKRLDLEKVYAPLIGKLGYKKVKWAVASKSDKNGEVYLTALLQKPLIRSTSE from the coding sequence AtgagcaagaacaaaatcaTGAGCACATCAAGAAAAGCCATGGCTTTGCCGATGGGGCTGAActttctcctcctcctcgccaTGGTCGCCACCAACATCCTCTCCCTCTACCACCTCTCCTCCACCATCCAATCCACTCCCCCCTCCCCTCCCCCCGTCCCCGACCACCTCATCCGCCAGCTCTCCACCATCCGCGCCACCATCAACCACCTCCGCCCCTCCAACAATcccccctcctcctcctccgccgccgccgccccttCCGATCTACTCCTCTACACCCGCTTCTCCCCCATCGCCTCCTCCTGCAGAGACAACCCAATCCTCCTCCACAACTACATGAACTACACCCCTTTCTCCCCCTGCCCTGATGATTCCCCCTTAGCCGAGGATCTCATCCTCAGAGgctgccaccccctcccccgCCGCCGCTGCTTCTCCAAAACCCCTCCCTCCCCTTCTCCCCCTCTCCCCTCCGACCCCTTCTCCCCCCTCCCCGATAAAACCGCCCTTTTCACCCACTACACCTGCAAAACCTTCTCCTGCTTCGCCAAGCAGAATCCGGAAATGGGATTCGACATGCGGGTCGAGAAATCGAGGTATTTGACTTCCGAAACGGATCTGGATCTCTTAATTCCGCAGCTCTTTAAGCTGACGGAGTCCGCCAAGAGCGTGATCCGGCTAGGGCTCGACGTCGGCGGCGGGAGCGGGACCTTCGCGGCGCAGATGAAGCTGCGGAATGTGACTGTGGTGACGACCACCATGAATCTCGGGGCGCCGTACAGCGAGGCCGCGGCGGCGAGGGGGCTGGTGGCGCTCCACGCGCCGCTGCAGCAGCGGCTGCCGGTGTTTGATGGGACTATTGATCTCGTGCGGTGCGGCCACGCCGTGAACCGTTGGATTCCCGTGGCGGCGATGGAGTTCTTGTTTTTTGATGTGGATAGAGTGTTGAGAGGTGGGGGGTACTTGTTGTTGGACCGTTTTTTCAGTAAAAGATTGGATCTTGAGAAGGTTTACGCGCCGTTGATCGGGAAATTGGGGTACAAGAAGGTGAAGTGGGCTGTGGCTAGCAAGAGTGATAAGAATGGCGAGGTTTATTTGACTGCCCTCTTGCAGAAGCCATTGATTAGATCAACCTCCGAATAa